A part of Actinobaculum sp. 313 genomic DNA contains:
- a CDS encoding 3-isopropylmalate dehydrogenase has product MTRSIDLAVIPGDGIGPEVVAEGLKVLDAALAGSDLSVRTTTYDLGATRWHRTGEVLPDDELESIKKHDAILLGAVGDPSVPSGVLERGLLLKLRFSLDHYVNLRPNKYYPGVPTPLANPGDIDFLVVREGTEGLYCGNGGVVRKGTPQEIATEVSVNTAYGVERVVRYGFAKAAARPRKKVTYVHKHNVLVNAGDLWRRTVEAVGAEYPEVSVDYLHVDAATIFLVTDPGRFDVIVTDNLFGDILTDEAGAVTGGVGLAASGNINPDGAFPSMFEPIHGSAPDIAGQQKADPTATISSVALLLDHLGHTDCARRIEAAVDADMAARAEAAAAGQPLTRSTVEIGTAIAARLA; this is encoded by the coding sequence ATGACTCGCAGTATTGATCTGGCCGTTATCCCCGGTGATGGTATTGGCCCCGAAGTGGTGGCCGAAGGCCTGAAGGTTCTTGATGCGGCGCTCGCGGGCAGTGACCTGTCCGTGCGCACCACCACCTACGACCTGGGCGCAACACGTTGGCATCGCACGGGTGAAGTTCTCCCGGATGATGAACTCGAGTCGATAAAGAAGCATGACGCCATCCTGCTCGGCGCCGTGGGTGACCCGTCGGTGCCTTCCGGAGTGCTGGAAAGGGGGCTGCTACTCAAGTTGCGCTTCTCCCTCGACCACTACGTCAATCTGCGCCCGAACAAGTATTACCCGGGCGTGCCGACGCCGCTGGCCAACCCGGGCGACATCGATTTCCTCGTGGTGCGAGAAGGGACCGAGGGCTTGTACTGCGGCAATGGTGGTGTCGTGCGTAAGGGGACACCACAGGAAATCGCCACCGAGGTGTCGGTAAATACAGCCTATGGCGTGGAGCGCGTGGTGCGGTACGGTTTCGCCAAGGCCGCCGCGCGCCCGCGCAAAAAGGTGACATACGTGCACAAGCACAATGTGCTGGTCAACGCCGGCGATCTATGGCGCCGTACCGTTGAAGCGGTCGGCGCCGAGTATCCCGAAGTGTCCGTCGACTATCTGCATGTGGACGCCGCCACCATTTTTTTGGTGACGGATCCGGGCCGGTTCGACGTCATCGTCACCGACAATCTTTTCGGCGATATTCTCACGGACGAAGCGGGCGCGGTCACCGGTGGAGTTGGACTCGCCGCTTCCGGCAATATCAATCCGGATGGCGCGTTCCCCTCCATGTTTGAGCCTATTCACGGTTCGGCTCCTGACATCGCCGGTCAGCAGAAGGCGGATCCGACGGCGACGATTTCATCCGTGGCGCTACTTCTGGATCATCTTGGCCATACGGACTGTGCGCGGCGGATAGAGGCCGCGGTCGACGCCGATATGGCGGCACGCGCGGAAGCGGCGGCTGCCG
- a CDS encoding ElyC/SanA/YdcF family protein produces the protein MTKQQEELGSLRDAGKSADSSRDHTPDHTRDRGSGGVVQRRWMKRLGTAFAALIVLAIGGGVGINQWVTGTTHDRVYAGAAALPSDADPDCIIVLGASVRSNGQPSAMLEERLKTALELYNEGAAPKILVSGDNSTEVYNEVKVMREWLVAHGVPSEDVFEDHAGFSTYETMYRARDVFAVDHAIVVTQQYHLGRALYDAQSLGLTVWGVPSGGNDYPGQNRRDAREWLARVHDWGQCLTNAKPTYLGDVIPISGNGEATR, from the coding sequence ATGACCAAGCAGCAGGAGGAATTGGGCAGCCTCCGCGATGCGGGGAAGTCGGCAGATTCATCGCGTGACCACACGCCTGACCACACTCGTGATCGCGGTAGTGGTGGTGTAGTACAACGCCGGTGGATGAAGCGTTTGGGCACCGCATTTGCGGCGCTTATTGTGCTGGCGATCGGCGGCGGCGTCGGAATCAATCAGTGGGTGACGGGCACAACGCATGATCGCGTGTATGCGGGTGCCGCAGCGCTGCCGTCCGATGCCGATCCGGACTGCATTATTGTTCTTGGAGCCTCCGTGCGCTCCAACGGTCAGCCGAGCGCCATGCTCGAAGAGCGATTGAAGACCGCGCTTGAGTTGTATAACGAGGGGGCAGCTCCAAAGATTCTGGTCTCGGGTGATAACTCCACCGAGGTATACAACGAGGTCAAGGTAATGCGCGAGTGGCTGGTCGCGCACGGGGTACCCTCGGAGGACGTATTCGAGGACCATGCTGGCTTCTCGACGTATGAAACCATGTACCGGGCGCGTGATGTCTTCGCCGTCGATCATGCCATCGTTGTCACGCAGCAGTATCACCTGGGCCGTGCGCTCTACGATGCGCAGTCGCTAGGGCTGACGGTATGGGGTGTTCCGTCTGGTGGGAATGACTATCCGGGGCAGAACCGCCGAGACGCGCGCGAATGGCTGGCGCGGGTACACGATTGGGGGCAATGCCTCACCAACGCGAAGCCGACCTACCTGGGGGATGTCATCCCAATTTCCGGCAACGGTGAGGCGACGCGCTAG
- the ilvC gene encoding ketol-acid reductoisomerase, producing MVAEIYYDDDADLALIQSKKVAIIGYGSQGHAHALNLRDSGVDVVVGLREGSKSVAKAEEQGLKVASVADAVREADVVMILTPDQAQRHVWAKEIEPNIKPDAAIFFSHGFNIHFGYIKPAAGHDICMVAPKGPGHTVRRQFEEGRGVPVLVCVEQDASGQAWDLAVSYAKAIGGTRAGAIKTTFREETETDLFGEQSVLCGGVSQLIQYGFETLTEAGYQPEMAYFEVCHELKLIVDLINEGGLTKQRWSCSDTAEYGDYISGPRVIGPEVKEHMQDVLADIQSGAFAKRFIDDQDAGAPEFLRLRAEHQAHPIEKTGQEIRKMFAWNAAVDSDYVEGEAGR from the coding sequence ATCGTGGCAGAGATCTATTACGACGACGATGCCGATTTGGCGCTCATCCAGTCCAAGAAGGTTGCCATTATTGGCTACGGTTCGCAGGGGCACGCCCATGCCCTGAATCTGCGTGATTCGGGTGTGGATGTGGTTGTTGGCCTGCGTGAAGGATCGAAGTCGGTGGCGAAGGCCGAAGAGCAGGGGCTGAAGGTGGCCTCCGTGGCCGATGCCGTGCGTGAGGCCGATGTGGTGATGATCCTGACACCGGATCAGGCCCAGCGCCACGTATGGGCAAAGGAGATCGAGCCGAATATCAAGCCCGATGCAGCGATCTTCTTCTCCCACGGCTTCAACATCCACTTCGGCTACATCAAGCCCGCCGCAGGCCACGACATTTGCATGGTTGCACCGAAGGGACCGGGCCATACCGTCCGGCGGCAGTTCGAAGAAGGCCGTGGAGTGCCGGTGCTGGTATGCGTGGAGCAAGATGCCTCCGGGCAGGCGTGGGACCTGGCCGTGTCATATGCGAAGGCCATTGGCGGAACCCGCGCCGGTGCGATTAAGACGACCTTCCGCGAGGAGACCGAAACCGACCTCTTCGGCGAGCAGAGCGTGCTGTGTGGCGGTGTCTCTCAGCTCATCCAGTACGGCTTCGAGACGCTGACCGAAGCGGGTTATCAGCCGGAAATGGCCTACTTCGAGGTTTGCCACGAGCTCAAGCTCATCGTTGACCTTATCAACGAGGGTGGCCTGACCAAGCAGCGCTGGTCCTGCTCCGATACCGCGGAGTACGGCGATTATATCTCCGGCCCGCGGGTGATCGGCCCCGAAGTCAAGGAACATATGCAGGATGTGCTGGCCGATATTCAGTCCGGTGCCTTCGCCAAGCGTTTCATTGACGACCAGGATGCCGGTGCGCCGGAGTTCCTGCGTCTGCGCGCCGAGCATCAGGCCCATCCGATCGAGAAGACCGGTCAGGAGATCCGCAAGATGTTCGCGTGGAACGCCGCTGTGGATAGTGACTACGTGGAAGGTGAAGCCGGCCGCTGA
- the ilvN gene encoding acetolactate synthase small subunit: MNTRHTLSVLVENKPGVLTRVAGLFARRAFNIHSLAVGETEDPALSRITLVVDAAELPLEQVTKQLNKLVNIIKIVELEPESSVQRELLLVKVAADDATRTNVLQVVDLFRAHVVDMVPDTVTIEATGSDGKVNALLAALEPYGVKEIVQSGTVAIGRGSRSLSERVSAEMQLRRA; the protein is encoded by the coding sequence ATGAACACTCGTCATACACTGTCCGTTCTCGTTGAGAACAAGCCGGGCGTTCTGACCCGGGTGGCCGGCCTCTTCGCGCGCCGCGCTTTCAACATCCATTCCCTGGCGGTGGGAGAGACGGAGGATCCGGCCCTTTCCCGTATTACCCTGGTGGTGGATGCCGCCGAGCTCCCGCTGGAGCAGGTAACCAAACAACTGAACAAGCTCGTCAATATCATCAAGATCGTGGAACTGGAGCCGGAGTCATCGGTGCAGCGTGAACTGCTGCTGGTGAAAGTGGCAGCCGACGACGCAACGCGAACCAATGTGTTGCAGGTTGTGGATCTCTTCCGCGCGCACGTTGTGGACATGGTCCCCGATACGGTGACGATCGAAGCAACCGGAAGTGACGGTAAGGTCAACGCACTGCTGGCCGCGCTGGAACCCTATGGTGTTAAAGAGATCGTTCAGTCTGGAACGGTTGCCATCGGCCGTGGTAGCCGCTCACTGTCCGAGCGTGTCTCGGCGGAAATGCAGCTGCGCCGCGCGTGA
- a CDS encoding acetolactate synthase large subunit: MAKTPTPADVAASRAADASTHGGRIIREKSTGARSIIRSLQELGVEVVFGLPGGAILPTYDPLFDAEGMKHILVRHEQGAGHAAEGYAVATGKVGVCIVTSGPAATNLVTPLLDANMDSIPMVAITGQVGVSSIGTDAFQEADIVGATMPVTKHSFLITNAAEIPARIAEAFYIASTGRPGPVLVDVTRSAQVEEADFVWPPVLDLPGYHPVTKPNARQVREAARLLATASRPVLMVGGGAIRSGASDDTVKLADMSDAAVVTTMNARGAVPDSHPHNLGMPGMHGTVAAVAALQNADLIVALGSRFDDRVTGSLAGFAPEAKVVHVDIDPAEISKNRDADVPIVGDLKETTAELVKEFEAAVEQYGKADLSPWWERLDSLRETYKMTWDEPSDEAMAAQYVVSRIGEIVGGDDVIYVTGVGQHQMWATHFLPFERPRQWISSGGAGTMGYGVPAGMGAKQGCPEKTVWVIDGDGSFQMTNQELATCRLNGINIKVAIINNSSLGMVRQWQTLFYEQRYSHTELDTGMGTARVPDFVKLGEAYDCAAWRVEDPSEVDDAIRKAMEINDRPVVIDFVTSPNSEVWPMVPAGLSNDQIMYAREIWPILDDDNA; this comes from the coding sequence ATGGCCAAGACACCGACTCCGGCCGATGTGGCCGCCAGTCGTGCTGCCGATGCAAGCACGCACGGCGGACGCATCATCCGTGAGAAGTCCACGGGCGCCAGATCGATTATCCGCTCGCTCCAGGAGCTCGGCGTTGAGGTAGTGTTCGGCCTGCCCGGCGGCGCGATCCTACCCACCTACGATCCGCTTTTTGATGCGGAGGGTATGAAGCACATCCTGGTGCGCCATGAACAGGGCGCCGGGCATGCGGCCGAAGGGTATGCGGTGGCCACCGGCAAGGTCGGGGTGTGTATTGTGACATCCGGCCCGGCGGCCACGAATCTCGTGACTCCGCTGCTGGATGCCAATATGGACTCAATTCCCATGGTGGCAATTACCGGGCAGGTGGGCGTTTCTTCCATCGGTACCGATGCTTTCCAGGAAGCCGACATCGTCGGTGCGACCATGCCGGTGACCAAACACTCCTTCCTGATCACCAATGCCGCCGAGATCCCGGCGCGAATCGCGGAGGCTTTCTATATCGCCTCGACCGGTCGTCCCGGCCCTGTGCTGGTGGATGTGACCCGCTCGGCGCAGGTGGAGGAGGCTGACTTTGTGTGGCCGCCGGTGCTCGACCTACCCGGATACCATCCGGTGACCAAACCGAATGCGCGCCAGGTGCGGGAGGCGGCCCGGCTGCTGGCGACGGCGTCGCGCCCCGTTCTGATGGTTGGCGGCGGTGCGATCCGCTCCGGCGCCTCGGACGATACCGTCAAACTGGCCGACATGTCCGACGCCGCCGTCGTGACGACGATGAATGCTCGCGGTGCCGTGCCCGATTCGCATCCGCATAACCTCGGGATGCCGGGTATGCACGGAACTGTCGCCGCTGTGGCCGCGCTGCAGAATGCTGATCTTATTGTTGCCCTCGGTTCACGTTTCGATGACCGGGTGACCGGCTCGCTGGCGGGTTTCGCCCCGGAGGCGAAGGTCGTCCACGTGGATATAGACCCCGCAGAGATCTCGAAGAATCGCGACGCGGATGTGCCGATTGTAGGCGATCTGAAGGAGACAACCGCAGAACTGGTCAAGGAGTTTGAAGCGGCCGTTGAGCAGTACGGGAAGGCCGATCTGTCACCGTGGTGGGAGCGGCTGGACTCGCTGCGTGAGACCTACAAGATGACGTGGGATGAGCCCTCGGACGAGGCGATGGCCGCTCAGTACGTGGTCTCGCGTATCGGCGAAATCGTGGGCGGCGACGATGTCATTTATGTGACCGGAGTCGGCCAGCACCAGATGTGGGCCACGCATTTCCTCCCCTTCGAGCGTCCGCGCCAGTGGATCTCGTCGGGCGGTGCAGGAACCATGGGATATGGCGTGCCTGCCGGAATGGGCGCGAAGCAGGGGTGTCCAGAGAAAACCGTGTGGGTGATCGATGGTGACGGCTCCTTCCAGATGACCAACCAGGAGCTGGCAACCTGCCGACTCAACGGCATCAATATCAAGGTGGCCATTATCAATAATTCCTCCCTGGGCATGGTCCGCCAGTGGCAAACCCTGTTCTATGAGCAGCGGTACTCGCACACCGAGCTCGACACTGGCATGGGAACTGCACGTGTGCCAGATTTCGTCAAGCTCGGCGAGGCGTATGACTGCGCCGCCTGGCGCGTGGAGGATCCCTCCGAGGTTGACGATGCCATTCGGAAGGCAATGGAGATCAATGACAGGCCCGTGGTGATTGACTTCGTCACCTCGCCGAATTCCGAGGTGTGGCCGATGGTTCCCGCCGGACTTTCCAACGACCAGATCATGTATGCACGCGAAATCTGGCCGATACTCGACGACGACAACGCGTGA
- a CDS encoding TrkA C-terminal domain-containing protein — translation MTAVFNYLAEQSVLLLFLLVGVGMLLGRIKVRGVSLGAAAVLFLAIIIAAWGQSNGVEVAVEPVIGTLGLLLFAFAIGNNSGVSFFRSLRHAAGPNLVMIGLFIVAASVAYVMGTRLFKMDIATVAGAFAGATTNTPALLAASDASGDGAAATVGYAMAYLFGVIGMIAASGIALRHAANDQDAPSVVTHVSVRVERTDRPKLSDVLAQAKGSIQISRHRHGEEGPIWIPNEDDILEKDDLVNVVGAVDDVDEFIKLLGHRSSHSLRADRRILDFRRITISEPRLAGKTIAELDRELDERWGAKISRVRRGDTDMLALPGFMVEMGDRVRVVGPTLKLKEISRWFGDSAKGLTDVNPVALGIGLAIGIFIGEIDIPVPGGGSFSLGAAAGVLIMGLIMGRVGRIGPLVTALPNTVNSVLAEFGLLIFLAQAGTRAGGQIVSAFTGGHWWKILILGAVITLIMAVGLYVAMRGIFKMGGTQLSGLLGGAQTQPAVMAFANGRTGSDPRVALGYALVYPVAMITKILVAQVLGGM, via the coding sequence ATGACAGCCGTCTTCAACTATCTTGCGGAGCAGTCGGTGCTATTACTGTTCCTCCTTGTCGGGGTGGGCATGCTGCTGGGCAGAATCAAGGTCCGCGGAGTGAGCTTGGGCGCGGCGGCAGTATTGTTCCTCGCCATAATCATTGCTGCCTGGGGGCAATCCAACGGGGTGGAGGTCGCCGTTGAACCGGTGATCGGCACACTCGGCCTGCTGCTCTTCGCCTTTGCTATTGGTAACAATTCCGGTGTCAGCTTCTTCCGCAGTTTGCGGCACGCGGCCGGGCCTAACCTCGTCATGATCGGCCTGTTCATTGTGGCGGCAAGCGTTGCCTACGTCATGGGTACACGCCTGTTCAAAATGGACATCGCCACCGTGGCAGGCGCGTTCGCCGGCGCAACTACGAACACGCCTGCGTTGCTCGCCGCCAGTGACGCATCCGGCGACGGAGCTGCGGCGACCGTCGGCTACGCCATGGCCTATCTTTTCGGCGTTATCGGGATGATTGCCGCCTCGGGTATCGCACTGCGCCACGCCGCCAATGATCAGGACGCCCCATCGGTTGTTACTCATGTATCAGTTCGTGTTGAGCGCACGGATCGGCCGAAGCTCAGCGATGTTCTAGCGCAAGCGAAGGGAAGCATTCAGATTTCGCGGCACCGGCATGGCGAAGAAGGGCCGATCTGGATCCCCAACGAGGATGACATCCTAGAGAAAGACGACCTTGTCAACGTGGTTGGCGCCGTCGATGATGTGGATGAATTTATCAAATTGCTCGGCCACCGATCTTCACATTCCCTCCGCGCTGATCGTCGTATCCTCGATTTCCGCCGTATCACGATTTCGGAGCCGAGACTGGCCGGCAAGACCATTGCGGAACTTGATAGGGAGCTCGACGAACGGTGGGGTGCGAAGATCTCCCGCGTACGCCGCGGCGATACCGACATGCTTGCGCTGCCGGGTTTCATGGTGGAAATGGGTGATCGAGTGCGGGTAGTTGGTCCGACCCTCAAACTCAAGGAGATCTCCCGCTGGTTCGGCGACTCGGCGAAGGGCCTGACCGATGTCAACCCGGTTGCACTCGGTATCGGGCTGGCGATCGGTATCTTCATAGGCGAGATTGATATCCCGGTTCCGGGTGGCGGTAGTTTCTCGCTCGGTGCTGCGGCGGGTGTACTCATTATGGGTCTGATTATGGGCCGTGTGGGCAGAATTGGCCCTCTGGTGACGGCACTGCCGAATACGGTAAATTCAGTGCTCGCAGAGTTCGGTTTGCTCATCTTCCTCGCGCAGGCGGGTACTCGTGCCGGTGGTCAGATCGTATCGGCCTTCACCGGTGGGCATTGGTGGAAGATACTTATTCTCGGTGCCGTTATTACCTTGATTATGGCGGTCGGCTTGTACGTTGCGATGCGGGGCATTTTCAAGATGGGTGGCACGCAACTCTCCGGTTTGCTGGGTGGCGCCCAGACCCAGCCGGCAGTTATGGCCTTCGCTAACGGACGCACCGGCTCGGATCCTCGTGTGGCACTTGGGTACGCGCTGGTGTACCCCGTAGCCATGATCACGAAGATTCTTGTGGCACAGGTGCTTGGCGGTATGTAA
- the ilvD gene encoding dihydroxy-acid dehydratase: MAGARALWRATGMESEDFGKPIIAVANSYTGFVPGHVHLKDMGSLVCQAIAEAGGVGREFNTIAVDDGIAMGHEGMLYSLPSREIIADSVEYMVNAHTADALVCISNCDKITPGMLMAALRLNIPTIFVSGGPMESGAAVEGVVDHRTDLIDAISISVDDAVSDEQLGRVEASACPTCGSCSGMFTANSMNCLTEALGLSLPGNGSTLATADRRKNLFLEAGRRIVELAKRYYEEDDESVLPRSIATRDAFLNAMAMDIAMGGSTNTVLHILAAAQEGEVDFTLRDIDELSRHVPCLAKIAPNSTQFHIEDFHRAGGIPALLGELFRAGLLRDGVHSVHSSDLKSWLERWDIRGTAPSAEALDLFHAAPGRVRTTSPFSQDASWESLDLDSVAGCIRAVDHAYTADGGLCVLFGNLAEDGAVVKTAGVDESLFHFEGPARVVDSQEAAIELILSKSVNPGDVVVIRYEGPKGGPGMQEMLYPTSFLKGLGLGKVCGLITDGRFSGGTSGLSIGHISPEAAGGGAIGLVREGDTIIIDIPTRQLRVAVDDAELERRRQAMGPTPWRPVQRDRKVSKALRAYASMATSAAYGAVRKID; the protein is encoded by the coding sequence ATGGCGGGCGCCCGTGCCCTTTGGCGCGCCACCGGGATGGAGTCTGAGGATTTCGGTAAGCCGATTATTGCGGTTGCCAACTCCTACACGGGCTTCGTTCCCGGGCATGTGCACCTGAAGGATATGGGTTCACTCGTATGCCAGGCCATCGCCGAGGCAGGTGGAGTGGGGCGCGAGTTCAATACCATTGCCGTTGATGACGGTATTGCCATGGGCCACGAGGGCATGCTCTACTCGTTGCCGTCACGCGAGATCATCGCCGACTCGGTGGAGTACATGGTTAACGCGCATACGGCCGATGCTCTCGTATGCATCTCCAACTGCGACAAGATCACTCCGGGCATGCTGATGGCCGCGTTGCGCCTGAATATCCCGACGATTTTCGTTTCCGGCGGTCCGATGGAGTCTGGTGCTGCGGTGGAGGGAGTGGTCGATCATCGTACCGACCTCATCGATGCCATCTCTATTTCCGTCGACGACGCCGTCAGCGATGAACAGCTCGGACGCGTCGAGGCCAGCGCCTGCCCCACCTGCGGCTCGTGTTCCGGCATGTTCACCGCGAATTCCATGAACTGCCTGACGGAGGCACTCGGCCTCTCCCTGCCGGGTAACGGTTCCACCCTGGCCACTGCGGACCGGCGGAAGAACCTCTTCCTGGAAGCCGGTCGGCGGATCGTGGAGCTGGCAAAGCGTTACTACGAGGAGGACGATGAATCCGTTCTGCCTCGCAGCATCGCCACCCGGGACGCCTTCCTGAACGCCATGGCGATGGATATTGCCATGGGCGGCTCCACCAATACGGTGCTGCATATCCTTGCGGCGGCGCAAGAAGGCGAAGTTGATTTCACGCTGCGGGATATTGATGAATTGTCTCGGCATGTTCCCTGCCTGGCGAAGATCGCGCCGAACTCCACACAGTTCCACATCGAGGACTTCCACCGCGCCGGAGGTATTCCGGCGCTGCTCGGTGAACTCTTCCGGGCGGGTCTGTTGCGTGACGGCGTGCATTCCGTTCATTCCAGTGATCTGAAGTCCTGGTTGGAGAGGTGGGACATTCGCGGCACGGCGCCCAGTGCGGAGGCGCTGGATCTGTTCCACGCCGCGCCGGGTCGGGTACGCACGACGTCGCCATTCTCACAGGACGCGAGTTGGGAGTCGCTGGACCTTGACTCGGTCGCTGGTTGCATTCGCGCCGTGGACCATGCGTATACCGCTGACGGCGGCCTGTGCGTACTGTTCGGCAACCTGGCCGAGGACGGTGCAGTGGTGAAAACCGCCGGTGTTGACGAGTCATTGTTCCACTTCGAAGGTCCTGCGCGGGTGGTGGATTCCCAAGAGGCGGCAATCGAGTTGATCCTTTCGAAGTCGGTGAATCCCGGCGACGTCGTCGTGATCCGTTACGAAGGCCCGAAGGGAGGGCCCGGCATGCAAGAAATGCTCTATCCTACCTCGTTCTTGAAAGGTTTGGGCCTGGGCAAGGTGTGCGGTCTTATCACCGATGGCCGGTTCTCGGGTGGAACCTCCGGGCTGTCGATCGGGCATATCTCGCCGGAGGCAGCAGGCGGTGGCGCCATCGGTTTGGTGCGGGAGGGCGACACGATCATCATCGATATCCCCACCCGCCAGCTACGGGTCGCCGTGGACGATGCGGAGCTGGAGCGTCGGCGCCAAGCGATGGGTCCGACGCCGTGGCGGCCGGTGCAACGGGACCGGAAGGTTTCCAAAGCACTGCGTGCGTATGCCTCCATGGCGACATCGGCCGCCTACGGAGCGGTGCGGAAGATCGACTGA
- a CDS encoding ABC transporter ATP-binding protein: MSSAKNPNLFQLVRWLTSITRPVHKPLLASTLFRLVNLSLDITLFGLAGGGVVAIVTGHAHTSLILALLVVIAVLKAVAYYLEQLTGHYVAFKALELLRTAVFAQLWPKAPGIVAHSRSGDVLTSLTRDVDRIEVVYAHTFAPVVSAYIVPTAAILVTGAVVGWGIVVIPAACIALALLVVPFVGLRRSMNATHNTLELRRDLSHHLSDSVFGTEEVVGYGRQEERVDQSDQLSATISHSAATARTANAFRRGANTLLMLVSVVGVAACCAQGGQTAVLTAALTAGTLRLFEGPRGVEDAAGYLDHSLTAARRLWDMSHAPAAVGDGPEEYAPNTAPAITWENISFAYETSEGGAAAFALDNVSIHVPPRGHAVLVGPSGSGKTTTIHMLLRYADPTSGRVLLDGVPISRYTLDSLRRAVVVVAQKNQLLDATIGENIRLGAPTASDDEVWNALRLAGLDEEIRQMPDALATPVGQNGSRLSGGQAQRLCLARALLMKPRVLVLDEFTANLNTALEARIRENLARAMPELTIVEVTHRLESVGDVDQVIVLDRGRVVNVRTGS, translated from the coding sequence ATGAGTTCAGCCAAGAACCCGAACCTGTTCCAGTTGGTGCGCTGGTTGACATCGATCACTCGGCCCGTGCACAAGCCTCTGCTCGCATCCACCTTGTTCCGTCTGGTCAATCTCAGCCTGGACATTACGCTCTTCGGTCTGGCCGGCGGTGGGGTGGTTGCCATTGTCACCGGTCATGCCCACACATCGCTCATCCTCGCACTGCTGGTCGTGATCGCGGTGCTGAAAGCGGTGGCGTACTACCTGGAGCAACTCACCGGCCATTACGTCGCTTTCAAAGCTCTCGAATTACTGCGAACCGCCGTTTTTGCACAGCTGTGGCCGAAGGCGCCCGGAATTGTCGCTCATTCACGTTCCGGTGACGTGTTGACCAGCCTGACCCGCGACGTCGACCGTATCGAGGTTGTGTACGCGCATACCTTCGCCCCCGTCGTCTCCGCCTATATCGTGCCCACTGCAGCGATTCTCGTCACCGGTGCGGTTGTGGGATGGGGGATCGTCGTCATCCCCGCGGCGTGTATCGCGTTGGCGCTGCTCGTCGTTCCCTTCGTCGGCCTGCGGCGTTCCATGAATGCCACCCACAACACGCTGGAGTTACGGCGTGACCTCTCACATCACCTCTCGGATTCCGTGTTCGGCACCGAAGAAGTGGTCGGCTACGGGCGGCAGGAGGAGCGTGTGGACCAGTCGGATCAGCTCTCCGCCACGATTTCACACAGTGCGGCAACGGCACGGACGGCCAACGCTTTTCGCCGTGGCGCGAATACCCTGCTCATGTTGGTATCGGTGGTCGGCGTCGCCGCCTGCTGCGCGCAGGGCGGGCAGACTGCCGTGCTCACGGCGGCACTGACTGCCGGCACTCTGCGGTTATTCGAGGGGCCGCGCGGGGTGGAGGATGCCGCCGGCTATCTCGACCACTCGCTGACGGCTGCCCGGAGGCTCTGGGATATGAGCCATGCTCCGGCCGCGGTTGGGGATGGGCCGGAGGAGTATGCGCCGAACACGGCACCGGCGATCACTTGGGAGAATATCTCCTTCGCGTATGAAACATCGGAGGGCGGCGCGGCGGCATTCGCATTGGATAACGTGTCGATTCACGTGCCGCCCCGCGGGCATGCCGTGTTGGTCGGACCGTCTGGCTCGGGAAAGACCACCACCATCCATATGCTGCTGCGCTACGCCGATCCCACATCCGGCCGGGTGCTTCTGGATGGTGTGCCGATCTCCCGCTACACCCTTGACTCGCTGCGCCGTGCCGTCGTCGTGGTTGCGCAGAAGAATCAACTTCTGGATGCCACCATCGGTGAGAACATCCGCCTCGGAGCGCCCACTGCCAGCGACGACGAGGTCTGGAACGCCCTGCGTCTAGCCGGGTTGGATGAGGAGATCCGGCAGATGCCCGATGCCCTGGCAACGCCTGTGGGGCAGAACGGCAGCAGACTCTCCGGCGGCCAGGCGCAGCGCCTGTGCCTGGCGCGCGCCCTGCTGATGAAGCCGCGTGTGCTCGTCCTCGACGAGTTCACCGCCAATCTCAACACGGCGCTGGAAGCAAGAATTCGCGAGAACCTTGCCCGGGCGATGCCGGAGCTGACCATTGTCGAGGTGACGCACCGTTTAGAGTCGGTAGGTGACGTGGATCAGGTCATCGTGTTGGATCGCGGCCGTGTTGTTAACGTGCGGACCGGTTCATAG